A region from the Benincasa hispida cultivar B227 chromosome 12, ASM972705v1, whole genome shotgun sequence genome encodes:
- the LOC120067356 gene encoding RAP domain-containing protein, chloroplastic, translating to MEVLLGTFPPLSFLNSSAFSHKTPPTIKLASGVLARKLNVSHVRGSCINSDGPIVNSPNSIDFDRENGDFRYNGDNMDWEVELLEELDPLGFQPPKKKKKQMKSKLLDDAEGMDWCLRARKVALRSIEARGFASTEEDLFSVKKKKKHKKKKKKILESKDNGVNKKSDVIEEDLEFDSDEDLELDMDLDLLDSLAIKDSNDLSKSVRMMGGGMFEQRKEKTMEEFIHRLSQFSGPSDRKKEVNLNRAIIEAQTADEALEVISDMILAVGKGLSPSPLSPLNIATALHRIAKNMDKVLMMKSHRLAFARRREMSMLIGIAMTALPECSAQGISNIAWALSKIGGDQLYLSEMDRVAEVTLTKIEELNSQNVANMAGAFASMQHSASDLFSELAKRASDIVHTFQEQELAQVLWAFASLNEPPDLLLESLDNVYKDASQITCYLSEQTLSSNQESTVGVSSELESDGALECPVLKFNRNQLGNIAWSYAVFGQVDRSFFSHIWRTISYFEKESISEQHRNDIMFASQLCLVHYCLKREYSHLRLSLSVDLEEKTILAGKTKRFNQKTTSSFQKEVARLLVSTGHEWIREYVFDAYTLDAVIVDKKVALEIDGPTHFSRNTGIPLGHTVLKRRYITAAGWKVVSLSHQEWEELQGEVEQLNYLREILKYHID from the exons ATGGAAGTGTTGTTGGGCACATTTCCTCCCCTTAGTTTCTTAAATTCCTCCGCTTTCTCTCACAAAACACCTCCGACTATCAAATTAGCATCTGGGGTTTTAGCGCGAAAACTTAATGTTAGCCATGTTCGGGGAAGTTGTATAAATTCTGATGGCCCTATTGTCAACAGCCCAAACAGTATCGATTTTGACCGCGAAAATGGGGATTTTAGATATAATGGCGATAATATGGACTGGGAAGTGGAATTGCTTGAAGAGCTCGACCCTTTGGGATTTCAACCaccgaagaagaagaaaaaacagatGAAATCGAAGCTTCTTGATGATGCTGAGGGGATGGACTGGTGCTTGAGAGCTAGGAAGGTCGCTCTTAGATCTATCGAGGCAAGAGGCTTCGCTTCGACTGAGGAAGATCTgttttctgtgaagaagaagaagaagcacaagaagaagaagaagaagattttggAAAGTAAGGATAATGGGGTTAATAAGAAAAGTGATGTCATTGAGGAAGACCTGGAGTTTGATTCAGATGAGGATTTGGAACTGGATATGGATTTGGATTTGTTGGATAGTTTAGCTATTAAGGACAGTAATGATTTGAGTAAGAGTGTGAGGATGATGGGTGGTGGGATGTTTGAACAAAGGAAGGAGAAGACCATGGAGGAATTTATTCATAGATTGTCCCAATTCTCGGGGCCTTCGGATCGTAAAAAGGAAGTCAATTTGAACAGAGCAATTATAGAAGCACAGACTGCAGATGAAGCTTTAGAGGTTATTTCTGATATGATCCTTGCTGTTGGGAAAGGATTGAGTCCTTCCCCTTTGTCTCCTTTGAACATTGCCACAGCACTCCATAGGATTGCTAAGAATATGGACAAAGTTTTGATGATGAAATCACATAGATTAGCTTTTGCTCGTCGAAGAGAAATGTCTATGCTGATCGGTATTGCTATGACGGCATTGCCAGAATGCTCCGCACAAGGCATCTCTAACATTGCTTGGGCATTGTCCAAGATTGGAGGTGATCAACTTTATTTGTCAGAGATGGATAGAGTTGCAGAAGTTACCTTGACCAAGATAGAGGAGTTGAATTCTCAGAATGTTGCTAACATGGCTGGAGCATTTGCTTCAATGCAGCATTCTGCTTCTGACCTCTTCTCAGAATTGGCAAAAAGAGCATCAGATATAGTCCATACCTTTCAAGAACAGGAACTAGCTCAGGTATTGTGGGCTTTTGCCTCTTTAAATGAGCCTCCTGACCTTTTGCTGGAATCCTTAGACAATGTTTACAAGGATGCTAGTCAAATTACATGCTATCTTAGTGAACAAACATTAAGTAGTAATCAAGAAAGTACTGTTGGTGTCAGTAGTGAGCTTGAATCAGATGGAGCATTAGAATGTCCAGTGCTCAAATTTAATCGGAATCAACTAGGAAATATAGCTTGGTCTTATGCTGTCTTCGGGCAAGTGGACCGTAGTTTCTTTTCCCACATTTGGAGAACCATAAGCTACTTTGAGAAGGAAAGTATTTCAGAGCAGCATAGGAATGATATCATGTTTGCTTCTCAACTGTGTCTTGTGCATTACTGCTTGAAGCGGGAATATTCGCATCTTCGGTTATCTTTAAGCGTTGATCTTGAAGAGAAAACCATTCTTGCTGGGAAAACTAAGAGGTTCAATCAGAAAACAACTTCATCATTTCAGAAAGAAGTAGCCCGTCTTCTTGTCAGCACAGGTCATGAGTGGATCAGGGAATATGTATTTGACGCTTACACTTTAGACGCAGTTATAGTAGATAAGAAGGTTGCTTTGGAGATTGATGGTCCAACTCATTTCTCAAGAAACACAG GGATACCTTTGGGACACACCGTGCTGAAACGTCGTTACATAACTGCTGCAGGCTGGAAGGTGGTATCATTGTCTCACCAGGAG TGGGAGGAACTTCAAGGGGAGGTTGAACAACTAAACTATCTACGAGAAATCCTCAAATATCACATAGATTAA